The Salvelinus namaycush isolate Seneca chromosome 1, SaNama_1.0, whole genome shotgun sequence genome has a window encoding:
- the LOC120020765 gene encoding stromal cell-derived factor 2-like protein 1, with translation MGLIYTLRVLIKSFLVVLLWPKCEGRESEFNYVTCGSLVKLLNTRHNVRLHSHDVKYGSGSGQQSVTGVESADDANSYWRIRGKPNGTCQRGVPIQCDQAIRITHMTTGRNLHTHHFSSPLSNNQEVSAFGENGEGDDLDVWRVQCDGSIWERDEAVRFKHVGTDAFLSVTGEQYGNPIRGQREVHAMGTANQNNYWKAMEGVFILPSQEPLRHNHEEL, from the exons ATGGGATTAATTTACACTCTCCGCGTTTTAATCAAATCATTTTTGGTCGTTCTTTTGTGGCCCAAATGCGAGGGTCGGGAGTCGGAGTTTAACTACGTCACCTGCGGTTCGCTCGTGAAATTGCTGAACACGAGACACAACGTTCGGCTGCACTCCCATGATGTAAAATACGGCTCAG GCAGTGGGCAGCAGTCTGTGACGGGCGTCGAGAGTGCAGATGATGCCAATAGTTACTGGAGGATTCGGGGGAAGCCCAACGGGACCTGCCAACGAGGCGTGCCCATCCAGTGTGATCAGGCCATCCGCATCACGCACATGACCACAGGACGCAACCTCCACACACACCACTTTAGCTCGCCGCTGTCCAACAACCAG GAGGTGAGTGCGTTTGGTGAGAACGGCGAGGGGGATGACCTGGACGTGTGGAGGGTGCAGTGTGACGGCTCCATCTGGGAGCGGGACGAGGCGGTGCGCTTCAAACACGTCGGCACCGACGCCTTCCTGAGCGTGACGGGCGAGCAGTACGGCAACCCCATCCGCGGGCAGAGGGAGGTGCACGCCATGGGCACTGCCAACCAGAACAACTACTGGAAGGCTATGGAGGGTGTCTTCATTCTCCCCAGCCAAGAACCGCTGAGACACAATCACGAAGAGCTCTGA